The Streptomyces sp. NBC_00224 genome has a window encoding:
- a CDS encoding VOC family protein yields the protein MPLQMKLTAITLDCPDPPALAAFYQQATGLEPHPKSDAEFAGLNSADGLFIGFQRVDDYQAPGWPDQTVPQQMHIDFEVDDLDEAEARLLELGAGKPEHQPGGERWRVFTDPAGHPFCLVIA from the coding sequence ATGCCCCTGCAGATGAAGTTGACCGCGATAACGCTGGACTGCCCGGATCCGCCGGCTCTGGCGGCGTTCTACCAGCAGGCCACCGGCCTCGAACCGCACCCGAAGTCGGACGCCGAGTTCGCCGGTCTCAACAGTGCGGACGGGCTGTTCATCGGCTTCCAGCGGGTCGACGACTACCAGGCCCCGGGCTGGCCCGACCAGACCGTGCCCCAGCAGATGCACATCGACTTCGAGGTCGACGATCTCGACGAGGCCGAGGCCCGGCTGCTTGAGCTGGGCGCGGGCAAGCCGGAGCATCAGCCGGGCGGAGAGAGATGGCGGGTCTTCACCGATCCGGCCGGGCATCCCTTCTGCTTGGTGATCGCCTGA
- a CDS encoding LysR family transcriptional regulator, with amino-acid sequence MDLNLLRALDALLQENSVTRAAERLGTSPAAASRTLARLRRAVGDPLLVRAGQGMVPTPRALELRDEVSALLRGCDNVLRPGAGFDAVHLQRTFTVQATDLLLTGLAGTLSDRIHAEAPHVDVVFLPEAFEGGPALRQGLVDVELGVLGNLDPEIRTQHLTEMTLVGIARSGHSLFDGRITARRFAAADHIGISRLGKRLGPIDSALAERGLRRRIAVVVPSHTSAMMLARTTDFVALTLAGWLPDTISALGLRTFPVPLDLAPLELGMAWHPRNSTDPGHRWFRDHLAAAVLAPSGTKSSAKSGTEYGTKSAPGDDERPSHPAPR; translated from the coding sequence TTGGATCTCAATCTGCTGCGAGCTCTGGATGCTCTGCTCCAGGAGAACAGCGTGACCCGCGCCGCGGAGCGACTCGGCACGTCACCCGCGGCCGCCAGCCGTACGCTGGCCCGGCTGCGGCGTGCCGTCGGTGACCCGCTCCTGGTCCGCGCGGGGCAGGGGATGGTTCCGACCCCACGCGCCCTGGAACTCCGGGACGAGGTCAGCGCGTTGCTGCGCGGCTGCGACAACGTCCTGCGGCCCGGCGCCGGTTTCGACGCCGTGCACCTCCAGCGCACGTTCACCGTGCAGGCCACCGACCTGCTCCTGACGGGGCTGGCCGGGACCTTGTCCGACCGGATCCACGCGGAGGCGCCACACGTGGACGTGGTCTTCCTGCCGGAGGCGTTCGAGGGCGGACCGGCCCTGCGGCAGGGGTTGGTGGACGTGGAACTGGGCGTCCTCGGAAACCTGGATCCGGAGATCCGCACCCAACACCTCACCGAGATGACGCTGGTGGGCATCGCTCGCAGCGGTCACTCCCTCTTCGACGGGCGGATCACCGCCCGCCGTTTCGCGGCGGCCGACCACATCGGCATCTCCCGGCTCGGCAAACGCCTCGGACCCATCGACAGCGCACTCGCGGAACGCGGGCTGCGGCGCCGGATCGCGGTCGTCGTACCCAGCCATACGAGCGCGATGATGCTCGCCCGGACCACCGACTTCGTCGCGCTCACCCTGGCCGGCTGGCTCCCCGACACCATCTCCGCGCTGGGGCTGCGCACCTTCCCCGTCCCCCTCGACCTGGCACCCCTGGAGCTGGGAATGGCCTGGCACCCCCGCAACTCGACCGACCCGGGGCACCGCTGGTTCCGCGACCACTTGGCGGCTGCGGTGCTGGCGCCGTCAGGTACGAAGTCCAGCGCGAAGTCCGGCACGGAGTACGGAACGAAGTCCGCCCCGGGGGACGACGAGCGCCCGTCCCACCCCGCTCCCCGGTGA
- a CDS encoding YncE family protein has product MPSVPSDVPSMHRSPRAGRDGDVLAVVSQSGPTISFFDAASDRHIDTIDILAEPHEVCFDPTQRLLWCTTSYRSGYYHANGGRRTELTVIDPDTRRIVEVVDLAPEHGPHGLALDTARRRLYVSVEGSADRPGGVVVIDTETRRPLGRIDTDAPGPHWFAIDPSGRTGYATNK; this is encoded by the coding sequence GTGCCTTCCGTGCCCTCCGATGTGCCCTCCATGCACCGGTCCCCCCGCGCCGGTCGAGACGGCGACGTACTGGCAGTGGTCAGTCAGAGCGGGCCGACCATCTCGTTCTTCGACGCCGCTTCCGACCGGCACATCGATACGATCGACATCCTCGCCGAGCCCCACGAGGTGTGCTTCGACCCGACGCAGCGCCTGCTGTGGTGCACCACCTCGTACCGCTCGGGCTACTACCACGCGAACGGCGGCCGACGCACCGAGCTGACCGTCATCGACCCCGACACACGCCGCATCGTCGAGGTCGTCGACCTCGCCCCCGAACACGGGCCGCACGGGCTGGCGTTGGACACGGCACGCCGTCGTCTCTACGTCAGCGTCGAGGGTTCGGCGGACCGGCCCGGCGGTGTCGTGGTGATCGACACGGAGACCCGCCGGCCCCTGGGCAGGATCGACACGGACGCGCCCGGCCCGCACTGGTTCGCCATCGACCCTTCGGGCAGGACGGGTTACGCCACCAACAAGTAA